A stretch of Rhea pennata isolate bPtePen1 unplaced genomic scaffold, bPtePen1.pri scaffold_32, whole genome shotgun sequence DNA encodes these proteins:
- the LOC134154604 gene encoding olfactory receptor 14A16-like codes for MHNRSSLNEFLLLAFADTQELQLLHFSFFLGICLAALLGNGLIITAIACDHHLHTPMYFFLLNLAVLDLGSISTSVPKSMANSLWDTRSISCYGCAAQVFLVVFLLSAEYSLLTVMAYDRYVAICQPLHYGILMDSRACVKMAAAAWASGFLNALLHTANTFSLPLCQGITVDQFFCEIPQILKLSCAESYLREVGLIVVTACLIFGCFVFIVLSYVQIFTGVLRIPSEQGWGKTFSMCLPHLAVVSLFVSTVIFAYLRPSSISSPVLDLAVAVLYSVVPPTVNPLIYSMRNKELQEAVRKLIHMVLLQQ; via the coding sequence ATGCACAACAGAAGCTCCCTCaatgagttcctcctcctggcatttgcgGACacgcaggagctgcagctcttgcacttctccttcttcctgggcatctgcctggctgccctcctgggcaacggcctcatcatcacagccataGCCTGTGACCACcacctccacacccccatgtacttctttctccttaatCTTGCCGTCCTCGACCTTGGCTCCATTTCCACctctgtccccaaatccatggccaattccctgtgggacaccaggtCCATTTCCTGCTAtggatgtgctgcccaggtctTCCTGGTTGTCTTCTTACTTTCCGCAGagtattctctcctcactgtcatggcctatgaccgctacgTTGCCATCTGCCAACCGCTGCACTACGGGATcctcatggacagcagagcttgtgtcaaaatggcagcagctgcttgggCCAGTGGGTTTctcaatgctctcctgcacactgctaacacattttcactaccactctgccaaggcaTCACAGttgaccagttcttctgtgaaatcccccagatcctcaagcttTCCTGCGCAGAatcctacctcagggaagttgggcTTATTGTGGTTACTGCCTGCTTAATCTTtggttgctttgttttcattgtgctaTCGtatgtgcagatcttcactggtgtgctgaggatcccctccgagcagggctggggcaaaaccttttccatgtgcctcccacacctggctgtggtctccctgtttgtcagcaCTGTCATCTTTGCCTACCTAAGgccctcctccatctcctccccagtTCTAGATTTGGcggtggctgttctgtactcagtggtgcctccaacagtgaaccctctcatctacagcatgaggaacaaggagcttcaggaggcagtgaggaaacTCATTCACATGGTACTACTTCAGCAgtaa